A single window of Dermacentor albipictus isolate Rhodes 1998 colony chromosome 1, USDA_Dalb.pri_finalv2, whole genome shotgun sequence DNA harbors:
- the LOC139054508 gene encoding uncharacterized protein, protein MDNTQSPTPEGTTIKVRYQRNHYGHKPEIQHLRMSDKEKASVADNLERGVPMKTILKRIRTSVASKLRPVHLAECSTLHNIKQQFNIAAPERCHTNDAVSVDTWVLVMKEKGETLVCLYKAQGAVDPSGTFSSADFALVLMTEPQKELLEKLGPAGTLCLDSTHGTTEYQFELTALLVLDKKGSGVAIAYFICNQMNKQTLTAFFKSLESAMAQKVAAKTLISDDASQFYKAWSRVIGAAKQKLLCAWHVDNNWRKKTLECVEKQLRPHVYHSVWLLLEFLAEKAFEDYFKQFLSSEEEKLRDFLKYFKDHYAVRPQEWAYRFRTRAAVNTNMHLESKHRTLKHTMLERKQNKHGDKLISALMDLTNHFLMKRASQMMKGAKGKELRTIQKNDRSGIEMAACAKINEDGIWTVPFQSIKGLSYKVSKVKDGACCPLRCKECAVCVQAQSLCGHH, encoded by the coding sequence atggacaacactcagagtccgacacctgaaggcaccaccataaaagtcaggtatcaaagaaaccattatggtcataaaccagaaattcagcacttgagaatgagtgacaaggaaaaggccAGTGTAGCAGATAACCTAGAAAGGGGTGTGCCCATGAAAACCATACTAAAGCGAAtaagaacatctgtggcatccaagctgaggccagtgcacttggcagagtgctcaaccctgcataacatcaaacagcagtttaacattgctgctcctgaacgttgtcacactaatgacgctgtcagtgtagacacgtgggtgcttgtaatgaaagaaaaaggtgaaacacttgtctgcctgtacaaggcacaaggtgcagtggacccaagtggtacattttcttcagcagactttgctcttgttctgatgacagagcctcagaaggagctactagaaaaattgggccctgcagggactctgtgtcttgactccacacatgGAACTACAGAGTACCAGTTTGAGCTGACCGCTCTTCTGGTGCTAGATAAAAAAGGATCAGGTGTAgctatagcttatttcatctgcaaccagatgaacaagcaaactttgacagcattcttcaaatctctggagtcggccatggcccaaaaagtggccgctaagacattgatatctgatgatgcctcgcaattctacaaagcatggtccagggtcataggtgccgcaaaacagaaacttctctgtgcctggcatgtggataacaactggcgtaagaagacactcgagtgtgtagagaaacagctaaggccacatgtttaccatagtgtgtggctactcttagagttcctcgcggaaaaggcatttgaagattattttaagcaattcctttctagtgaggaagaaaaactgagggacttcctcaagtacttcaaagaccactatgcagttaggccacaagagtgggcctatcgctttaggactagagcagctgtcaacactaacatgcaccttgagagcaagcacaggacgttaaaacatactatgctggagagaaaacagaataagcatggtgacaaactaatttctgccctcatggacttgacaaatcattttttaatgaaaagggctagccagatgatgaaaggggcaaagggtaagGAGCTGAGAACAATTCAGAAGAACGACAGGTCTGGCATtgaaatggcagcttgtgccaaaataaatgaagatggcatatggACTGTGCCATTTCAATCTATTAAAGGGCTCTCATATAAAGTGTCAAAAGTgaaagatggtgcttgctgtcctttgaggtgc